GCTCGAGCATATGGCCGCATGACATGGCTAGATAACCCAAATGCTTCATCTCCTACAATAATATAGGGCAAAGCTGCGGTTGCAGCAATGTTGGTTGGTTTATCATTGTGTATTACGGGCAATGCTTTGGCAGGAGGAATATCTATTAAGTCATTGTTGATTTGTTCGTACAATCGGCTTTGTGTGAAAATTGCGGAGTCTTTACGGATTCTTTAAGGATTCTTTACCCTGCACTCCCACgtttatataggtaaactcatAGTTGGCGTTACACATTGCAAGCAGTACAATAGAATAGTAATGCTTATAGTTGTAATAGAGGGAACCACTATGTGGAGGTCTTATAATGCGTATATGTTTTCCGTCTATTGCACCTATGCAGTTAGGAAACTGGGCTTGCGTTAAAAAACCTTTTTCAGTCTCTACCCATAGCGCACGGGAAAATTTTGGTATACATTCTTCCTTTAACCTTTCAATTATAATTTGACAAACTTCTGTTACTATTTTTCTGACCGTGGTTAGTCCTGTCTGATACGCCAGATGAATATCGACGAAGGTATGTCCACTAACTAAATatctgtaataaaataaaatacctgtgTTATTGTTTCAGTGAAAAAGCTGCAGCAAAGATGGAAAACTGCAAGAGACACTTATATAAGAGTGAGGTctactaaaaaaaaacttaaatcaggCTCCGGTTCCAGGGCAAATAAAACATACGTTTACTATAACATGCTGTCATTTTTAGATTCAAACTCGAATACTCAAGGAGAAGAATCGGCAGACAATTTTAATCAGTCAGTAGAGCAAAACGCGTCACCGAGAACTTCACAAAATAATACGATTATTGAAGAAGATTTGATTAATGTACCTAGCACCAGCTCCAGCGTTACCAAAGAAACACGATCTTCCAAGAAACGTAAGTGCGAATCGCCAACTGATTTCGAATTAGAGTTGTTAAATTACGTGAAGAATAACACTGCAGATAATATGGACGAAGACTTGAATTTTTTTAAGTCATTATTACCAActgtaaaaaaattgagttgctttaaaaaattattatttcgtaCGAAAGTATTACAAGCTTTAATTGATATTGAAAAAGAAATGATTATTACCATTGATGACCTTTCATTAACGCAAAATACGGTAACGAATGATTTAGAATCCTTAAATGTAAGATCAGATACGAACAATGAATAAATAGGTAACAAGAAAGACTTTGAAGATTTGATTAAGACTGTTTAATTATTAAGAACAAAAGAAAGAGAAGAACATGAAGAACTATTTAAGTTAGTAAAAAGcgcaattttatatttatatttttctggtCTCATGTGCAATTATTATGATATACAAGGGCATTCGCCAAAAGTTTACAAGCCTTGAGGTGTCATGTTCATAAGGAAAGAAACGGGGTCGATTCGGACACTTTTATCTTAAACCCTATTTTGGGgtcaaataaaaaagtgtatCAATAGACCCCTTTTTTACTTAATGGACCTTTTTTTTGAACCTACTCATAACATTGCTCCTTCATATGTCCTCTTCTTAAATTTAATCTTTTATGTAGTAAACTGTGATTATGATTGTGATGataaataagaatttaaaataatattagtacccgATCTAGTAATAGAAGGGAATAATTAATAAGGGAAATATTCATATGTAAAAACTTGCAATCAATATGCGTCATTATAATTAATACTTtgtaaggtaggtatattattataattaagacATTTAGACTTATTGTACTGTTTTAACTgttattgtgtttttttattttaaacttgaaCCTGTGATTTTATTAGTGTATTTCAAATGAATAATCAATGACTAATTGTAACGTAGCGTTTATGCAAGACACTGTGATGACTGTTGtgattaagtatataaaaaaataagtgaataagtaggtatagataaaaaaaaacgaaaaagatAAAACTGTGTAATTtagaaataacaaaatataattaataaatataagaaaCTGTGATTAATATGATGATTAATAAGTGTGCGGTTATGTGTTTCGGTCCGTGAACCACATCAAGAAAAACATTTTAAGCCATTGGTGGTTGCAATAAGGTTCACTTGAGTTGGCCTTCAGGAGAAAGAAAACACGTCTACTTTAGTTCATTGTTTATTGGCCACTGACTTACTATTTTACATGCACGAATAATAAATGCAATTTTGAACCGAACATGCCGCCCGCCAAAAGGGCTCTAAGAgaccttttatttaaataattattctataaatacatattaaatcATTTCACGAAATTAAGTACATTACATCATATCTAAACACTAATTTTATCGCTgacaataaaaatgtttattctCGCATCATTAATAGGTAAATATGAACAAATCAAATTTGAAAATTGTAGCAATTCTtgtaaaacaaattaatatatGAAAACGAACTCATTGATTCATCACTTAATGTTAACACCAACAGGTATAAAACACAACATAGAAATAGATCGTTTTAAATTGCTGTATCCACTTTTTACACTATAAACTGTAGTGAGTCTATCAGGACCAGGatgtataatattaactatCTGTCCTAATTATTCACCTTCCTGGAGGCACTCCCTAGTTTTTTATGAGCTTCTAACTCTGGACCTTATCTCCTTCCTTTATATTTTGAATTTCTTCCTTACTTCTTGTTTGATGCATGTATGTAATGCCTCTTCTATTTCATCCGTTATGACAACGACTTAGGGCGGATTTCACCATTCGCTACAGAAACCTAGTTTAACAAAACTAAGTTTAGCTTAACTGagtttaaacaaataatttgaaCTCAGTTTAAGTCAAACCGATTTCACCGGCTATAAACTAATCGCGTTTAGTAAAACTAAGTTTACATGAAGTGTTGTCACGATCATAGACAAAACCACGGAAGTATTCGATGCGTTTTGTATTTGCAACATCTTGGCAACATTAAACAGCGCCTTGCTGCcccttttttaacaatttttagtTGCAAGAACAAAGCGCATTGTCATTGTGCTATACTCTTTGACAACTCATTATCCTTGATTATCCTTTTCTGATCGGTGTTTGTCATTGTGTTtctctttaaaaaatttattagttaattatttatttgaaattgaTATCGATATAAGTTTTTTAGTTAtagtattttgttttgtttattttgtattgttagTTGTTACGTTGTTAGATTGTTACCTACTAGTTAATTatgtcaaaaagaaaaagagacgCCACTTTTGCCGCCAGCGAAAAATTGGCTCTTGTTGAAGTCGTCGAAAGACACTTCAACATTGtcgaaaataaaaaaacggACGCGGCTTCAGTGGCTGAAAAACGTGAAGAGTGGCGCAAAATAGCCACTGAATTTAATACTGTGTCCTGCCTGCACCCCAGGGAGTGGGAGGTCCTAAAAAATTGCTGggaaaacctaaaaaaaaaggCGAAAAATAAATTGACGCTTCAAAATCAGCACTTTTTGGGAACAGGTATgtgcattttattatattattttagtaatctTGTAATGTGTACACAATATACCCAACTTGTAGACAATATACCCAATTGATGTAATAATTAAAGTTTAACTtcttaaaataaagtaaaaaagtcAAAATATGTTGTAAACAATATTAATGTGAATTAATTTATGATTACAATTAAAAgattttaatctttttatatGCAAATTTATATATATTCACTCTGTAGATTGTTTGTCCAACATGACTTATAATAACAACCTTACTACAACAACAGgattcattataattatttacttattgtaGGAGGAGGACCACCAAAAAAAATCATTGACGATCCTGCCATTGAACGCGTGCTGCAGTTAATTCAGTCAAGAGTGTCAGGCTTTGTTAATGAGTATGACTCTGATAACACTcaggttataggtaggtattaattttattgaaatataagtatgtagtatAATAAGCAGTGATAAGTATGTAGTATAATAAGCAGTGATAACCTAGTAGTTTGGATTGCGGCATCATCAAgtaaatctaccactggttcagtaATATGAGGTAGTAATTTCGAAAGTACAGATagacaattcaattttatttattattatatatgtcACACCCATTCTGACAAACAACTTTCATAACATTGTAGTAATTAttacaatcatattttttagCCTCATCGCAACCTGATACTCTTTCTGTAAGAATAGCTGATGAAGAACACGATACAGTCCTAAGTGGTATGTACCTTAAAATCCTTATTTTtggatatacttaatattaattgttCTGCAAACATTAAACAATGATGCTATGCAGTCACCTTTTTGCTACCTCTTCAACTATGAAATGGGCCCTTACATCATGCTAGTATTGGGTGTATATAAAACGACTTTAATTTTCAGATATCAGTAACACAGTATTGGTTCAGGAGAGTGAGAGTGGACCAATACTGGATGAAAATATATCAACTGAGGCGGCCACCACTATGACCCTTGTAAGTATACTATGCACACAAGCAAGAACTATTATTTAGTGTTCTtcattaatttctattttataaatataggtatatatggTACATAATTATACGTAggtagttataattattatacataaaatgttcaaaataataatgtctTCATATTTTCATACAGGACTGGTCTCAGTACAATCCGAGTATGTTAAGGGAGCCAATGAATCATATTCTTGGCAGATTGGAAAGCCCGTTACCTGACAGACAACAACCAGCACAGCCTGATGTGACTTTTTCTGATGCACAACAATTGCATCACACACCATCAAGGTATTAATCATTTTTGCTCTGTGTACTATATTAGCTGCTCTATTCATGTCTCTAGGAATAGAAAGCAGTAGTGGTAGCCAAACAGCAATGTAAATGTAGCCAAATAGGTAGAGTTGTAACTTCCATCAAGAGGATTTATatgaacatttataatatgaatagttTTCATTAGGGAGCTACTTGTTAATGTAGTACCAAAATTACGTGCTAACAGTAAAAGAAACCATTTTATCACAAACTACattatacattttaataaaGTCAAACAATAACTATAGTTAAAAATGATAAGTAAAATTTGCTGTGTACTGTGTAATCTTAATAGGTGATGGGCAGagcactataattttttttatattgcagGATCCATACTCGTGCACCAACACTAACTGCAGCGAGAAGCAGAAGGCGGCCAGTTTTGAGGCATGATACTAGTCAAAGCCTGAATAATGAAAGAATACACACTCTGACTATGACCAACAAACATGCCCAAGAGGAGCATGATATTCATATGAGGATATTGCAACATCAAGAAGAACAAGAAAAAGTGAAGCTTGAACAAGAGAACATAAAATTGCAAcaagagaaaataaaattagagcTGTTACAAATACAGTTAAACAAATTAAAAGAATAAACTCTTTATtcttttaatttgtttaattttataaagttCTAATTTTATgtactctttttattttatgcactCTTGTTGAAGtttcagtttttctttttcttgttgatgtttcctttttttttattcagatacaagttagcccttgactgccatctgctatctcacctggtggtaaatttTCATGCAGTccaaagatggaagcgggctatcctggaaggggtacggtagttttaattaaacccatactcctttggcattgtaccggaacgctaaacttggctttgccagtagggtggtaactagctacgctAGCCCAAGTCAGTTACCAGTTCTTTTGTGGACTGGTGTTCACACCAGATAGTGTTGCAGGAATTTTCTATAAACTAGTAACACTATCATGTCACCTGCACAAAGTATAGAAATCCTTTGTGTACTTTGTATATTTTTGAGTGTAGTGTTTTTATACAATCTGTTTCTGAAGAAAATAACATTGTCTACTTTAAACCATGTATAAAAATTAccaaaaatacatttattaagtctgggttataacttataacataGATAAAGTTGAATGGGTGCAATCGCCTTTGCATCCAGCTGTCTACAAAATTGTAATTGTAATAACTTATTACATTATGAGAGATATTGTAACCTTTTGTTCTGAAGAACTGCTGAGAATTTGAGTGCTTGTAAATGTACAATAAATGAAAGatttatgattattttatcaatttattttcatcccatttactacctacctaatttaattcttataataaatactattaCAAGATCCCAAATATAGGTCTACCTACACCCATCTGTTTACTAGATGAAAAGCATATTTATCGATTATATTTATCTATTAtgcataaagataaataataatctgttttagaatgtacaggtaaagccctttcatatttgGTACTTATAGTTATCtacatttt
This portion of the Maniola hyperantus chromosome 22, iAphHyp1.2, whole genome shotgun sequence genome encodes:
- the LOC117992790 gene encoding uncharacterized protein — translated: MTNFDTERVIVEVQCRPAIWDQSSEIFKDRDAKSKAWLDICKVLFENFDDWSEAEKNIQVKKLQQRWKTARDTYIRVRSTKKKLKSGSGSRANKTYVYYNMLSFLDSNSNTQGEESADNFNQSVEQNASPRTSQNNTIIEEDLINVPSTSSSVTKETRSSKKRKCESPTDFELELLNYVKNNTADNMDEDLNFFKSLLPTVKKLSCFKKLLFRTKVLQALIDIEKEMIITIDDLSLTQNTVTNDLESLNVRSDTNNE
- the LOC117992735 gene encoding myb/SANT-like DNA-binding domain-containing protein 4: MSKRKRDATFAASEKLALVEVVERHFNIVENKKTDAASVAEKREEWRKIATEFNTVSCLHPREWEVLKNCWENLKKKAKNKLTLQNQHFLGTGGGPPKKIIDDPAIERVLQLIQSRVSGFVNEYDSDNTQVIASSQPDTLSVRIADEEHDTVLSDISNTVLVQESESGPILDENISTEAATTMTLDWSQYNPSMLREPMNHILGRLESPLPDRQQPAQPDVTFSDAQQLHHTPSRIHTRAPTLTAARSRRRPVLRHDTSQSLNNERIHTLTMTNKHAQEEHDIHMRILQHQEEQEKVKLEQENIKLQQEKIKLELLQIQLNKLKE